From a single Aerosakkonema funiforme FACHB-1375 genomic region:
- a CDS encoding YncE family protein, giving the protein MLETSPFFSESFYLSQNQDVAAAVIAGSFSSGLQHFNSFGKIEGRDPSLLFSNRYYLQQNADVAAAVNTGVFRSAFEHFELSGQFEARNFSQLFDTRYYLEQNLDVAALVQTGQSAIAHYLSSGQFEGRDPSQLFDNSFYLTQNQDVAGSIGIDSLTGIKHYLDFGAAEGRIASAEFNSSFYLQQYSDVAAAVNSGAFRSAFQHYAQFGVLEGRYGNDVLLNPAAIYVSNNGTANVGDVDRFDPNFAIQKRFVAGNNEGVELDIAGNLYQAGDVTPGAGSIRVISQIGDRPDGDAFSIIRDREIRGAQTQLVNPKGFAIAHTAGFTIVADNGAQNLKVFGTAAGGDVPPVAVTALSANPWDVAYDEESDRLFVALVNGDVSVFDNYIGNGTNIGGGGISRTITPVNAAGNKVSTNLHGIAYSPGRNKLVVTDVGAATAAQSPNFNTDGRIYIIDNASAVNGNVIPSRTIEGPATQMGNPVDMILNGTEVRIAEKAKDLLLIYRNIFDGPSGDIAPDVSIPEIKPESLVAELSDGRMNRGVTDIETTATIIDSLVVTSNPPATGSSEFVAKLSTNLQNQAAFNTSNAVPSLENVTFDLTGDAFITFDNNDTNGGVLIVNRLANSRDGETVSISRDRTITGANTGLVSPKGLEVADNLGLVFVTENNATTPAILAFSTQAQGDVAPVFATTNLGGRRPWDVDYEPNSDRLFVAATDGAVLVYDRYAATQGANGPTRVITPSDVSGNKISVNLHGIIYVESSDTLLLSDVGSAMSATDGQLFVVNNASTANGNVSVRGIAGPNSMLGNPVDITYDGANLYVAEKSNNLVMRFDDIINQLALIDPLPNQPPIFDIAANLMVTRNRPESVALAPDYLAARPR; this is encoded by the coding sequence ATGCTGGAAACAAGCCCGTTTTTTAGTGAAAGTTTTTACTTATCTCAAAACCAAGATGTAGCAGCCGCAGTTATAGCAGGCAGTTTTAGTAGCGGGCTTCAACACTTTAATTCTTTCGGTAAAATAGAAGGTCGCGACCCCAGTTTGCTGTTCAGCAACAGGTATTATCTACAGCAAAATGCCGATGTGGCAGCAGCAGTTAACACAGGTGTTTTCAGAAGTGCGTTTGAACATTTTGAGTTATCAGGTCAATTTGAGGCGCGAAACTTCAGCCAACTGTTCGATACTCGTTATTATTTGGAACAAAATCTGGATGTAGCGGCACTTGTTCAAACAGGTCAAAGCGCGATCGCACATTATTTAAGTAGCGGTCAATTTGAGGGTCGCGACCCCAGTCAGTTATTTGACAACAGTTTTTATCTGACACAAAATCAGGATGTGGCAGGATCGATCGGCATTGATTCGCTTACAGGCATAAAACATTATCTAGATTTTGGTGCTGCCGAAGGGCGTATTGCCAGTGCAGAGTTCAATAGCAGTTTTTATTTACAGCAATACTCAGATGTGGCAGCAGCTGTTAATAGCGGTGCATTCCGAAGTGCTTTTCAACATTACGCCCAGTTTGGTGTATTGGAAGGACGCTACGGTAACGATGTTTTGCTCAATCCTGCTGCGATCTACGTTTCCAATAATGGCACAGCTAACGTGGGAGATGTCGATCGCTTCGATCCGAATTTCGCCATCCAAAAGCGGTTTGTGGCGGGAAACAATGAAGGCGTCGAGCTCGATATTGCCGGCAATCTTTATCAGGCGGGAGATGTAACGCCTGGTGCTGGTAGCATTCGCGTTATTTCTCAAATTGGCGATCGACCTGATGGCGACGCATTTTCCATTATAAGAGACCGAGAAATTCGGGGAGCGCAGACGCAACTTGTCAACCCCAAAGGATTTGCGATCGCGCACACGGCTGGATTTACAATTGTTGCAGATAACGGCGCTCAAAATCTCAAAGTGTTTGGCACTGCTGCCGGTGGTGATGTACCGCCTGTGGCGGTAACGGCGTTATCGGCAAATCCTTGGGATGTTGCTTACGATGAAGAGAGCGATCGTCTGTTCGTCGCTTTAGTTAACGGAGATGTGTCCGTTTTCGATAACTACATCGGAAATGGCACAAATATCGGTGGTGGCGGGATCTCCCGCACTATAACTCCTGTTAATGCTGCCGGAAACAAAGTTTCTACCAACTTGCACGGTATTGCCTATTCTCCCGGACGTAATAAATTAGTTGTCACCGACGTTGGTGCGGCGACCGCAGCTCAAAGTCCCAATTTCAACACTGACGGACGTATCTATATAATAGACAACGCCAGTGCGGTCAACGGCAATGTCATACCATCGCGCACGATTGAAGGCCCAGCAACCCAAATGGGCAATCCGGTAGATATGATTCTCAACGGTACCGAGGTGCGGATAGCGGAGAAAGCAAAAGATCTACTTCTAATTTACCGAAATATTTTTGATGGCCCCAGCGGAGATATCGCTCCCGATGTTAGCATTCCGGAAATTAAACCGGAATCTTTGGTCGCCGAACTCAGTGATGGAAGAATGAATCGCGGCGTTACGGATATCGAGACTACAGCAACAATCATCGATTCTCTTGTCGTCACCAGTAATCCGCCAGCAACAGGTTCCAGCGAGTTTGTCGCCAAGCTTTCCACCAACCTACAAAATCAGGCAGCATTTAACACATCCAACGCAGTACCAAGTTTGGAAAACGTCACTTTTGACTTAACCGGAGATGCTTTCATCACATTTGATAACAACGACACAAACGGCGGTGTTTTAATTGTGAATCGACTCGCCAACAGTCGCGATGGCGAAACAGTAAGTATCTCCAGAGACCGGACTATTACTGGTGCTAATACAGGTTTGGTGAGTCCGAAAGGTTTGGAAGTTGCCGATAATTTGGGTCTGGTGTTTGTCACCGAAAATAATGCCACAACTCCAGCTATTCTGGCATTCAGCACGCAAGCGCAAGGCGATGTCGCGCCGGTGTTCGCAACTACCAACCTTGGCGGTCGCCGTCCGTGGGATGTCGATTACGAACCTAATAGCGATCGCTTATTTGTAGCAGCAACTGATGGTGCTGTACTCGTATACGATCGGTATGCCGCGACTCAAGGTGCAAATGGCCCCACACGAGTAATTACACCCTCCGATGTGTCGGGAAATAAGATATCAGTCAACTTGCACGGAATAATCTATGTTGAATCTTCCGATACATTGTTGCTTTCCGATGTAGGCAGTGCCATGAGTGCAACTGACGGACAACTGTTTGTGGTTAATAATGCCAGTACTGCTAACGGCAATGTTTCCGTGCGCGGCATTGCTGGGCCAAACAGTATGTTGGGAAATCCCGTTGATATTACTTACGATGGTGCCAACCTTTACGTAGCTGAGAAGTCGAATAATTTGGTGATGCGCTTTGATGACATTATAAATCAATTGGCTCTCATCGATCCTCTGCCTAACCAGCCACCTATCTTCGATATTGCCGCCAATCTAATGGTAACGAGAAACAGACCTGAGTCGGTTGCTCTTGCTCCCGATTATCTCGCAGCTCGTCCGCGATAA
- the miaB gene encoding tRNA (N6-isopentenyl adenosine(37)-C2)-methylthiotransferase MiaB, producing MTTSPRRYHITTFGCQMNKADSERMAGILEDMGFEWSEDPNDANVILYNTCTIRDNAEHKVYSHLGRQAKRKQEQPDLTLILAGCVAQQEGEALLRRVPELDLVMGPQHANRLKDLLEQVLEGDRVVATEPVHIMEDITKPRRDSTVTAWVNVIYGCNERCTYCVVPNVRGVEQSRTPEAIRAEMAELGRQGYKEVTLLGQNIDAYGRDLPGVTPEGRHKHTLTDLLYYVSDVPGIDRIRFATSHPRYFTERLIKACAELPKVCEHFHIPFQSGDNEVLKAMGRGYTQEKYRRIIDTIRDYMPDASITADAIVGFPGETEAQFENTLKLVADIGFDQLNTAAYSPRPGTPAALWENQLSEEEKVDRLQRLNHLVGIKAAERSQRYFDRIEEVLVEDRNPKDPTQVMGRTRGNRLTFFSSDIAQLKGQLVQVKITEVRPFSLSGEIVEVRHPVTV from the coding sequence ATGACCACCTCTCCTCGCCGCTATCACATCACTACCTTCGGCTGCCAGATGAACAAAGCCGACTCCGAACGCATGGCTGGTATCCTGGAGGATATGGGTTTTGAGTGGTCGGAAGATCCCAACGATGCCAACGTCATTCTCTACAATACCTGCACAATTCGGGATAACGCCGAACATAAAGTTTATTCTCACTTGGGAAGACAGGCAAAGCGCAAGCAGGAACAACCCGACCTGACTCTGATATTGGCAGGTTGTGTCGCCCAACAGGAAGGGGAAGCGCTGCTGCGACGAGTGCCAGAGTTAGACTTGGTGATGGGGCCACAACACGCCAATCGCCTCAAAGATTTGCTCGAACAGGTATTGGAGGGCGATCGCGTCGTAGCCACAGAACCCGTTCATATTATGGAAGATATCACCAAACCGCGACGGGATAGCACCGTCACAGCTTGGGTGAACGTAATTTATGGCTGCAACGAACGCTGCACCTACTGTGTCGTTCCTAACGTGCGCGGTGTGGAACAATCGCGCACGCCAGAGGCAATTCGCGCCGAAATGGCAGAATTGGGGCGTCAGGGTTATAAGGAAGTAACTTTACTCGGTCAAAATATCGACGCCTACGGTCGAGATTTGCCGGGAGTAACGCCAGAAGGTCGTCACAAACACACCTTGACAGATTTGCTTTACTATGTAAGCGATGTACCGGGTATCGATCGCATTCGTTTTGCGACTTCCCATCCTCGTTATTTCACAGAACGCCTGATAAAAGCTTGTGCTGAATTACCGAAAGTGTGCGAGCATTTTCACATTCCCTTCCAATCTGGCGATAACGAAGTGCTGAAGGCGATGGGACGCGGTTACACCCAGGAGAAATATCGTCGCATCATCGATACAATTCGCGATTATATGCCGGATGCGTCGATTACCGCCGATGCGATCGTCGGTTTTCCGGGAGAAACAGAAGCACAATTTGAGAATACACTCAAATTAGTGGCAGATATTGGTTTTGACCAGTTGAACACAGCCGCTTATTCCCCTCGTCCGGGTACACCAGCAGCATTGTGGGAAAATCAACTCAGCGAAGAGGAGAAGGTCGATCGATTGCAGCGCCTCAATCACTTAGTTGGCATAAAAGCAGCTGAGCGATCGCAACGTTATTTCGATCGCATTGAAGAAGTGTTGGTAGAAGATCGAAACCCCAAAGATCCAACTCAAGTAATGGGGAGAACTCGCGGAAATCGCCTGACATTTTTCAGCAGCGATATCGCTCAACTGAAAGGTCAACTGGTACAAGTTAAAATCACGGAAGTCCGTCCTTTCAGTTTATCTGGCGAAATCGTTGAGGTAAGGCATCCCGTCACTGTGTGA
- a CDS encoding tetratricopeptide repeat protein: MTIKNCLNEGIDKAERGDYQGAIETFNEILRLEPNNVKAYYNRGLVRYDFGDDRGAIEDFDRVLGLNPNCVAAYNNRGNAHRNLGAYHIALKDFNRALELNPNCAIIYISRGLVHLDLAYKEAAIEDFNQALKLNPDFVKAYISRGVARFYMRDFAGAIADYDRALRIDPNLAEAYNNRGMARFEVGDSKGAIEDFDRALNIEPNLVEAYNNRGLARFELGDSTGAIEDFKRALGMDSTLAELYYNRAFARYSLGDNKGAVEDYNQTLGINPKDAEAYNNRGNARALMGDSRGAIENYTQAININPNKANAYYNRGLAYYSIGDHHRAIADFDRALELNPNYAAAYNNRGLALRDRGDIQQALEDFNQALRLNPNLSEAYVSRGLVRSDLGDKQGAIEDFSKALQLNPKDARAYNSRGFARYRVGENRQAIEDFNQALLLNPNLSAAYLNRGLARFHLGDRFGGIEDINRALHLDTNSTPVLQ; this comes from the coding sequence ATGACTATTAAAAACTGCTTGAACGAAGGTATTGACAAGGCTGAGCGAGGGGACTACCAGGGTGCCATTGAGACATTCAATGAGATTTTGCGGCTTGAGCCGAACAATGTCAAAGCGTACTACAATCGGGGGCTTGTCCGGTATGACTTCGGAGACGATCGAGGGGCGATAGAGGACTTCGATCGAGTTTTAGGTCTCAATCCTAACTGCGTGGCAGCTTATAACAACCGAGGTAACGCCCACCGTAATTTAGGAGCATATCACATAGCCCTAAAGGACTTTAATCGAGCCTTAGAACTGAATCCTAACTGTGCCATTATTTATATCAGCCGAGGTCTAGTTCATTTAGATTTGGCATATAAGGAAGCTGCGATTGAAGACTTTAATCAAGCCTTAAAGTTAAATCCTGATTTTGTTAAAGCTTATATCAGCCGGGGTGTAGCTCGCTTTTATATGAGGGATTTTGCTGGAGCGATCGCAGATTACGATCGAGCTTTGCGGATCGACCCCAATTTAGCAGAAGCTTATAATAATCGCGGTATGGCTCGGTTTGAAGTGGGTGACTCTAAAGGAGCAATCGAAGATTTCGATCGCGCTCTAAACATCGAACCAAATTTAGTAGAAGCATACAATAATCGAGGTTTAGCTCGCTTTGAATTGGGTGACTCAACAGGAGCGATTGAAGATTTTAAGCGAGCGTTAGGAATGGATTCTACTCTCGCAGAACTTTACTATAATCGAGCTTTTGCTCGCTACTCGTTGGGAGATAACAAAGGAGCGGTTGAAGATTATAATCAAACCCTCGGTATCAATCCCAAAGATGCCGAAGCATACAATAATCGAGGTAATGCTCGCGCTCTCATGGGAGATAGTAGAGGAGCAATTGAAAACTATACTCAGGCTATAAATATTAATCCCAATAAAGCTAATGCTTATTATAATCGGGGTTTAGCTTATTATTCTATTGGCGACCATCACAGAGCGATCGCAGATTTCGATCGAGCGCTTGAGCTTAACCCTAATTACGCCGCAGCTTACAATAACCGGGGGCTGGCTCTTCGCGATCGCGGCGATATCCAGCAAGCTTTAGAAGATTTTAATCAAGCTTTGCGATTAAATCCAAACTTATCTGAAGCTTATGTCAGTCGAGGTTTGGTACGCTCGGATTTAGGGGATAAACAGGGAGCGATCGAAGATTTTAGCAAAGCATTGCAACTCAATCCCAAGGATGCTAGAGCGTACAATAGCCGAGGATTTGCTCGCTATAGAGTAGGAGAAAATAGGCAGGCGATCGAAGATTTTAACCAAGCTCTTTTACTAAATCCCAATCTCAGTGCAGCTTACCTGAATCGGGGTCTAGCGCGTTTTCATCTGGGCGATCGATTTGGCGGAATTGAAGATATTAACCGCGCACTTCATCTCGATACAAATAGTACGCCAGTCTTGCAATAA
- a CDS encoding cytochrome c biogenesis protein has product MNSKDFSSSNLAKVVATVKIFFRQELLPLLADLRLAILLLLAIAAFSISGTVIEQGQSIPYYQSNYPENPALFGFLTWKVIIILGLDRVYRTWWFLSLLILFGTSLTACTFTRQFPALKAARNWKFFDRSGQFEKLALSAEFETGSLNSLLPALQKRRYRIFQEGNSLYARKGIVGRIGPIVVHASMLIVLAGSIWGAMTGFMAQELIPSGGSFQVKNIVDAGPLANPQILKDWSVKVNRFWIDYTPEGGIDQFYSDLSVLDKEGKEVDRQKIYVNKPLRYRGVTLYQTDWSIAAIRFQLNNSPILQLPMAQLDTGGQGRIWGTWIPTKPDLSEGVSLLARDLQGTLLIYDTKGQLQTTVREGMATVINGVRLKIVEVVGSTGLQIKADPGIPIVYTGFGLLMLSVMMSYVSHSQIWALQKDGRLYVGGRTNRAQVAFEREIIEILEELQRPEMSEKVAIAPTSLASES; this is encoded by the coding sequence ATGAATTCAAAAGATTTTTCTTCATCAAATTTGGCTAAAGTTGTTGCAACTGTTAAAATTTTTTTTCGACAAGAATTACTGCCCCTACTGGCAGATTTGCGATTGGCAATATTGCTGCTGTTAGCGATCGCAGCCTTCAGCATCAGCGGCACAGTAATCGAACAAGGTCAATCCATCCCCTATTATCAATCCAACTATCCAGAAAATCCAGCTTTATTTGGCTTCCTCACCTGGAAAGTTATCATCATCTTGGGATTGGATCGGGTATATCGGACTTGGTGGTTTTTATCGCTGCTAATTTTGTTTGGCACTAGCTTAACCGCCTGCACCTTTACCCGCCAGTTTCCAGCATTGAAAGCTGCCCGCAATTGGAAATTTTTCGATCGAAGTGGCCAATTTGAAAAATTAGCTTTGAGTGCGGAATTTGAAACAGGTTCGCTCAATTCTTTATTACCGGCATTGCAAAAGCGCCGCTATCGGATTTTTCAAGAAGGAAATTCTTTATATGCGCGTAAAGGGATAGTAGGACGGATTGGCCCGATCGTCGTCCACGCCAGTATGTTAATCGTTCTGGCTGGTTCAATTTGGGGCGCGATGACCGGATTTATGGCACAAGAATTGATTCCCAGCGGAGGAAGTTTTCAGGTAAAAAATATCGTCGATGCTGGGCCATTAGCAAATCCGCAAATTCTCAAAGACTGGTCGGTTAAAGTAAATCGCTTCTGGATTGACTATACGCCAGAAGGAGGAATTGACCAGTTTTATTCGGATTTATCGGTTTTGGATAAAGAGGGGAAAGAAGTAGATCGTCAGAAAATTTACGTGAATAAACCCCTGCGTTACCGAGGCGTGACATTGTATCAAACAGATTGGTCGATCGCCGCTATTCGATTCCAGCTAAATAACAGCCCCATTCTACAGTTACCGATGGCTCAACTCGATACTGGTGGCCAAGGTAGAATCTGGGGTACTTGGATTCCCACTAAACCAGATTTAAGTGAAGGCGTTTCCCTTTTAGCACGCGATTTGCAGGGCACTTTACTAATTTACGATACGAAAGGCCAACTGCAAACCACCGTTCGCGAGGGAATGGCTACAGTAATCAATGGCGTCAGGCTTAAAATTGTGGAAGTTGTGGGCAGTACGGGTTTGCAAATCAAAGCCGATCCGGGAATTCCCATTGTTTATACTGGTTTTGGCTTGCTGATGCTAAGTGTGATGATGAGCTATGTTTCTCACTCCCAAATTTGGGCCTTGCAAAAAGACGGTCGCCTTTATGTAGGAGGTAGAACAAATCGCGCTCAAGTTGCTTTTGAACGGGAGATTATCGAGATATTAGAGGAACTGCAAAGGCCAGAGATGAGCGAAAAAGTTGCGATCGCTCCTACTTCTTTAGCCAGTGAAAGTTAA
- a CDS encoding Crp/Fnr family transcriptional regulator gives MLEPAKTIAIFQKQSDPKIFSTGEIIFEEGQSGDVMYGILEGEVDISVNGKVVETIKTGEVFGVGALVGIGNRTYTAIAKIDCKLAFIDKKRFLFAVQETPMFALEVMKTYSERLTRLEHSL, from the coding sequence ATGTTAGAACCTGCAAAAACGATCGCCATCTTTCAAAAACAATCAGACCCGAAAATATTTTCAACAGGCGAAATCATCTTCGAGGAAGGTCAGTCAGGTGATGTCATGTACGGCATCCTGGAAGGGGAAGTTGACATCTCAGTCAACGGTAAAGTTGTGGAGACAATCAAAACAGGCGAAGTTTTTGGTGTCGGCGCACTTGTCGGCATAGGAAACAGAACCTATACAGCCATTGCCAAAATAGACTGCAAATTGGCTTTTATTGACAAAAAAAGATTTCTTTTCGCCGTTCAGGAAACGCCTATGTTTGCGCTGGAAGTGATGAAAACCTACTCTGAGCGTCTGACTCGCCTAGAGCATAGCTTATGA
- a CDS encoding cytochrome c biogenesis protein CcdA → MIETLQTYLYQLGQLADSLVKTQLTQLTWLSVGVIFAAGLLTSLTPCMLSMLPITIGYIGGYEAKSRLQAIAQSTWFSLGLATTLAGLGIAAALVGQVYGQIGIGLPIIVSIIAIIMGLNLLEALPLQFPSFGGTEWISQNLPDGVRSYLLGLTFGLVASPCSTPVLATLLAWVTQTQNAILGGLFLLFYTAGYVAPLILAGTFTGSIKKLLELRRWSAWINPVSGTLLVGFGVFSLLSRIPLGNF, encoded by the coding sequence ATGATCGAAACACTGCAAACCTATCTCTATCAACTCGGACAACTTGCCGATAGCCTCGTAAAAACTCAGCTAACCCAACTCACCTGGCTGAGTGTCGGCGTCATCTTTGCAGCGGGCTTGCTTACCAGCCTGACACCCTGTATGCTTTCCATGTTGCCAATTACGATCGGCTACATCGGCGGATACGAAGCCAAAAGTCGCCTGCAAGCGATCGCACAATCTACTTGGTTCTCCTTGGGATTGGCAACTACACTCGCTGGATTGGGAATTGCCGCCGCTTTAGTAGGACAAGTTTACGGTCAAATAGGCATTGGGTTGCCAATTATCGTCAGCATCATCGCCATCATCATGGGGCTAAACTTACTAGAAGCCCTACCGTTGCAATTTCCCTCCTTTGGCGGCACAGAATGGATTTCCCAGAACTTACCAGATGGCGTGCGTTCCTATTTGTTGGGTTTAACTTTTGGTTTAGTTGCTTCCCCTTGCAGCACACCCGTCCTAGCTACATTACTCGCTTGGGTTACACAAACGCAAAACGCGATTTTAGGTGGCCTTTTTCTGCTATTCTACACAGCGGGATACGTCGCACCTTTAATTTTGGCAGGTACGTTTACCGGGTCTATCAAAAAGTTGTTGGAACTGCGTCGCTGGTCTGCTTGGATAAATCCAGTTAGCGGCACATTGTTAGTAGGATTTGGCGTATTTTCCTTGCTGTCTCGGATTCCTTTGGGTAATTTTTAA
- the ribBA gene encoding bifunctional 3,4-dihydroxy-2-butanone-4-phosphate synthase/GTP cyclohydrolase II yields MESPQNASTQSFQFDSIEAALAEIKAGRAVVVVDDESRENEGDLICAAQFATPDLINFMAVYARGLICLALTGDRLDELDLPLMVSNNTDSNQTAFTVSIDAATHLGVTTGISAEDRARTIQVAINPSTKPNDLRRPGHIFPIRARVGGVLKRAGHTEAGVDLARMAGLYPAGVICEIQNPDGSMARLPELIEYAKAHHLKIISIADLISYRLQHERFVCRETIAQLPSQFGQFQIYAYRNSLDNSEHVAIVKGDPAEFPDQTVMVRMHSECLTGDALGSLRCDCRMQLQAALKMIESAGRGVVVYLRQEGRGIGLINKLKAYSLQDLGLDTVEANERLGFPADLRNYGVGAQILNDLNVKKIRLITNNPRKIAGLKGYGLEVVDRVPLLIEATPYNSSYLATKAEKLGHMLLQTYLVTVAIEWKDEAASVQERYDRLEKLRYLAATSHLLLQEEARPVAIALFGKPSLTVHLGFDQPNLAAPGWFEQSNHPYVQAIAQILDKLAALPDIQRLEFLISPGCDPLTGLQIQLDRQTFSLQQLPSSVCSHLETQKIYSFSVEDASE; encoded by the coding sequence GTGGAATCGCCCCAAAACGCCTCTACTCAATCTTTTCAATTTGACTCAATAGAAGCCGCTCTGGCAGAAATTAAGGCCGGTCGAGCGGTAGTAGTTGTAGATGACGAAAGTCGCGAAAACGAGGGAGACTTGATCTGCGCGGCTCAGTTCGCTACGCCCGATTTGATTAACTTTATGGCAGTGTATGCGCGGGGACTGATTTGTCTGGCGCTAACGGGCGATCGTCTCGACGAACTCGACCTGCCTTTAATGGTAAGCAACAACACCGATAGCAACCAGACAGCGTTCACTGTTAGCATCGATGCTGCTACCCATCTGGGCGTTACTACCGGCATCTCTGCCGAGGATCGGGCCCGCACGATCCAGGTAGCCATCAACCCATCTACCAAACCCAACGACTTGCGCCGTCCCGGTCACATCTTCCCGATCCGCGCTAGAGTTGGGGGCGTACTGAAACGAGCGGGTCATACGGAAGCGGGTGTCGATTTAGCGAGAATGGCAGGATTGTATCCTGCGGGAGTGATCTGCGAAATCCAAAACCCTGATGGATCGATGGCGCGGTTGCCGGAGTTAATTGAGTATGCGAAGGCTCACCATCTTAAAATTATCAGCATTGCAGATTTAATTAGTTATCGCCTCCAGCACGAACGATTTGTCTGCCGCGAAACTATAGCCCAATTACCCAGTCAATTCGGTCAGTTCCAAATTTATGCCTATCGCAACAGTTTGGACAATTCCGAACACGTCGCGATCGTCAAAGGAGACCCAGCCGAGTTTCCAGACCAAACGGTGATGGTGCGGATGCACTCGGAATGCCTGACCGGTGATGCTTTGGGTTCTCTGCGTTGCGACTGTCGGATGCAGTTGCAGGCAGCACTGAAGATGATCGAAAGTGCGGGTAGAGGGGTGGTGGTCTATTTGCGCCAAGAAGGTCGGGGAATTGGTTTAATTAATAAGTTGAAGGCATACTCCTTGCAGGATTTGGGTCTGGATACGGTGGAGGCAAACGAGCGATTGGGTTTTCCCGCCGACCTGCGAAATTATGGGGTAGGGGCGCAAATTCTCAATGATTTGAATGTCAAAAAAATACGTTTGATTACGAATAATCCTCGCAAAATTGCGGGTTTGAAGGGTTACGGTTTGGAAGTGGTCGATCGGGTGCCGTTGTTGATCGAGGCGACGCCTTACAATTCTAGCTATCTCGCCACTAAAGCGGAAAAACTCGGTCATATGCTGTTGCAGACTTACCTGGTAACGGTGGCGATCGAGTGGAAAGATGAGGCTGCTTCTGTACAAGAACGATACGATCGGCTGGAGAAATTGCGCTATTTAGCGGCAACATCTCATCTGCTTTTACAGGAGGAAGCGCGACCTGTAGCGATCGCTCTCTTCGGCAAGCCTTCCCTTACCGTTCACTTGGGTTTCGATCAACCCAATTTAGCAGCACCGGGATGGTTTGAGCAATCTAACCATCCTTATGTCCAAGCGATCGCGCAAATTCTTGACAAATTAGCCGCTTTACCCGATATACAACGTTTGGAATTCCTGATTTCTCCGGGTTGCGACCCCCTGACTGGTTTGCAGATACAGCTCGATCGGCAAACATTCTCTTTGCAGCAGTTGCCTTCTTCTGTCTGTAGCCATCTGGAAACCCAAAAAATTTATAGCTTTTCCGTTGAGGATGCTTCTGAATAG